From one Saprospiraceae bacterium genomic stretch:
- a CDS encoding iron-containing alcohol dehydrogenase yields the protein MTFDKIYQYNFPTTIRFGAGSSKELGDYLIKNGLTRPLIVTDPTVSGLDFFKEILQDLKKKNISTEVFFDIHKNPVKSDVYKGGEVYDHTHRDSIIGIGGGAALDVARAIVLRVNHREDLFKYDDLIGGDVYVTNEVPHFITIPTTAGTGSEVGRSAIISDDVTHQKKILFAPKLLAKIVFADPLLTMELPAYITAATGMDALTHNMEAYIAKMPHPLCEGIALEGISLIHQSLEKAVNHPDLESRSKMLIASLMGAVAFQKGLGVVHSLAHPLSSLLDTHHGLANAVNIPYGMQFNIEGFEEKFARIARTLELNEISGQGVVDYLFDLNTKVNIPHRLRDIGVKAEHIDELSDLALADFAHPNNPKPVSRENFRDLYTRAL from the coding sequence ATGACCTTTGATAAAATCTATCAATATAATTTTCCTACGACGATTAGATTTGGAGCAGGATCCAGTAAGGAGCTGGGAGATTATCTTATAAAAAACGGACTTACCCGGCCTTTGATCGTCACAGATCCTACAGTGTCTGGCTTGGATTTTTTTAAAGAGATCCTCCAGGACTTGAAGAAAAAAAATATTTCAACAGAAGTATTTTTCGACATTCATAAAAACCCTGTCAAGTCTGATGTGTATAAAGGAGGAGAGGTCTATGATCATACCCATCGGGATAGTATCATCGGCATCGGTGGTGGTGCTGCCCTGGATGTGGCGAGGGCTATTGTACTCAGAGTCAACCACCGCGAAGACCTTTTTAAATATGATGATCTTATCGGGGGTGATGTGTATGTGACCAATGAGGTGCCTCATTTTATCACCATACCTACGACTGCAGGCACAGGATCTGAGGTCGGTCGCAGTGCGATCATCTCAGACGATGTAACCCATCAAAAGAAGATACTTTTTGCACCAAAACTATTGGCTAAAATTGTTTTTGCTGATCCCCTGTTGACCATGGAATTGCCAGCCTATATTACCGCTGCTACGGGAATGGATGCATTGACACACAATATGGAAGCTTACATCGCCAAAATGCCCCACCCGCTGTGTGAAGGTATAGCACTCGAAGGCATCTCCCTGATACATCAATCACTCGAAAAAGCAGTCAACCATCCTGATCTGGAATCCAGAAGCAAGATGCTCATCGCTTCGCTGATGGGTGCCGTTGCATTTCAAAAAGGATTGGGCGTCGTGCATTCTCTCGCACACCCGCTGTCATCGCTGCTGGACACTCATCATGGTCTCGCCAATGCAGTCAATATCCCCTACGGCATGCAATTTAATATAGAAGGGTTTGAAGAAAAATTTGCCCGCATCGCCCGCACCCTCGAGCTAAATGAAATATCCGGTCAGGGGGTAGTGGATTATTTATTTGACCTCAACACGAAAGTAAATATCCCGCACAGATTGCGAGACATTGGAGTGAAAGCAGAACATATCGACGAACTTTCTGATCTGGCCCTGGCTGATTTTGCACATCCCAACAATCCCAAGCCGGTGAGCAGAGAAAACTTCAGAGACCTTTACACCCGCGCATTATAA
- a CDS encoding glutamine synthetase → MTSKQILQYVKDHPSGKVKLAFTDIDGILRGKYVSSEKFLSIIDKGMSFCNVIFGWDAADVAYDNGTYTGWHTGYPDSPAVIDINTFRKIPWEQDVPFFLGELTDEKGAPSTVCPRQLLQKVLSESNKAGYTPIFAQEFEWYNFAETPQSIQDKQFKDLTPLTPGMFGYSILRSSLENSYFSDLYDLLKKFNVPLEGIHTETGPATYEAAIGHAGILEAADRATLFKTAVKEIAYRHSVIATFMAKINENLPGCGGHVHQSLWDKAGKKNLFYADKDPKHMSELMKSYVAGQLYCLPHILPMFAPTINSYKRLVEGAWAPTTLTWGLDNRTVALRVLSGGAASCRLETRVIGSDVNPYLAMAACLASGLYGIRHKLKLEQPAVVGNGYRDTSNGILPTTLIEATQQMKVSEVASELFGAPFVEHFTQTREWEWRQHLKSVTDWEYRRYFEII, encoded by the coding sequence ATGACCAGCAAACAAATCCTCCAATATGTCAAAGATCATCCTTCCGGAAAAGTAAAGCTTGCATTTACAGATATTGACGGCATCTTGAGAGGAAAATATGTCTCATCGGAAAAGTTTTTATCCATTATAGACAAAGGCATGAGCTTTTGCAATGTCATCTTTGGCTGGGATGCTGCCGATGTAGCTTATGACAATGGGACATATACTGGTTGGCATACCGGGTATCCGGACAGTCCTGCAGTCATAGATATCAATACATTTCGCAAAATACCCTGGGAGCAGGATGTTCCGTTTTTCCTGGGAGAACTCACAGATGAAAAAGGTGCCCCTTCTACGGTCTGTCCCAGGCAATTATTACAAAAGGTATTAAGCGAAAGCAATAAAGCAGGGTACACGCCCATTTTTGCCCAGGAATTTGAATGGTATAATTTTGCAGAAACTCCTCAGTCTATCCAGGACAAACAATTTAAAGACCTCACCCCTTTGACGCCGGGCATGTTTGGTTATTCTATACTGAGAAGCTCCTTAGAAAATTCCTACTTCTCAGATTTGTACGACTTACTCAAAAAATTTAATGTGCCTTTAGAGGGCATACATACGGAGACAGGCCCTGCGACTTACGAAGCCGCTATCGGTCATGCGGGTATCCTGGAAGCGGCCGATCGTGCCACTTTATTTAAAACAGCAGTCAAAGAAATCGCCTATCGACACAGTGTCATCGCTACCTTCATGGCTAAGATCAATGAGAACCTGCCAGGTTGTGGCGGACACGTGCACCAGAGTCTGTGGGACAAAGCAGGCAAAAAAAATCTTTTTTATGCAGACAAGGATCCAAAGCATATGAGTGAACTGATGAAAAGTTATGTGGCCGGTCAGTTATATTGTCTGCCTCATATCCTCCCTATGTTTGCGCCTACGATCAATAGTTATAAGCGACTGGTCGAAGGTGCCTGGGCTCCAACTACACTGACCTGGGGCCTGGACAATCGCACCGTAGCGTTGCGTGTGCTCTCAGGAGGCGCTGCCTCCTGTAGATTAGAGACCCGGGTGATCGGATCAGATGTCAATCCTTACCTGGCGATGGCAGCCTGCCTGGCCTCAGGATTATATGGTATCAGGCACAAATTAAAACTGGAACAACCTGCTGTCGTAGGCAATGGCTATCGCGATACCTCCAATGGCATCCTCCCGACTACTTTGATAGAAGCGACCCAACAAATGAAAGTCTCGGAGGTGGCTTCAGAACTCTTCGGTGCTCCATTTGTTGAACATTTTACTCAAACCCGGGAGTGGGAGTGGCGCCAGCACCTTAAATCAGTGACTGACTGGGAATATAGACGCTACTTTGAGATCATATAA
- the eat gene encoding ethanolamine permease: MGVELLYFPIFITNSSILAPPTELKRSLTPLMLWGLGVGYVISGMYFGWNLGLEKGGTLGLAIATFFIIILYITFTFSYTELACAIPKAGGGFDYATRALGKDWGFIAGMAQNIEFIFAPPAIAFAIGVYFNLFFPHIPVLTIAILGYIIFTGLNIYGVRAAATFELVITLLAVGELLLFAGISLPHLEVKNLQHNAFPHGWQGVFAAIPFAIWFFLAIEGVANVAEEAINPRRTILLGFGSAILTLVILCILTFASSVGVAGWEAIVYKTDGTTSDSPLPLALSHIVGNNNLLYHLLITIGLFGLVASFHGIILAAGRASFEFGRVRFAPAFLGKIHSKFQTPSNALIINMFIGIIALLTGKTAEIITLSVFGALTLYIVSMIALLRLRKSEPALERPFKVPMYPAFPLIALAIAGFSFVAMTVYNARLALVYFLLLGISYAAFKLCYGKSG, encoded by the coding sequence ATGGGCGTAGAACTACTTTATTTTCCGATATTTATCACAAATTCATCCATCTTGGCACCACCTACTGAACTCAAACGATCCCTTACTCCACTAATGCTCTGGGGCCTGGGGGTAGGTTATGTCATATCGGGCATGTACTTCGGGTGGAACCTCGGCCTTGAAAAAGGAGGGACCCTTGGCCTGGCGATCGCCACTTTTTTTATCATCATCCTCTATATCACTTTTACTTTTAGTTATACTGAATTGGCCTGTGCCATACCCAAAGCTGGCGGTGGATTTGACTATGCTACCAGGGCATTGGGCAAAGATTGGGGATTTATAGCCGGTATGGCTCAAAATATAGAATTCATCTTTGCGCCGCCTGCTATCGCATTTGCCATCGGGGTTTATTTTAATTTGTTTTTTCCGCATATCCCTGTATTGACGATTGCTATTTTAGGTTATATCATTTTCACCGGGCTCAATATATATGGTGTCAGGGCCGCAGCCACATTTGAATTGGTCATCACCCTGCTTGCCGTAGGCGAGTTATTGTTATTTGCAGGCATCAGCCTGCCCCACCTCGAAGTCAAAAACCTTCAGCACAATGCCTTTCCACATGGATGGCAAGGTGTGTTTGCAGCCATACCATTTGCCATCTGGTTTTTCCTGGCCATCGAAGGGGTAGCCAATGTCGCAGAAGAAGCCATCAATCCCCGCCGGACTATTCTCCTTGGATTTGGATCAGCTATCCTCACCCTGGTGATACTTTGTATCCTGACTTTTGCAAGCTCGGTAGGAGTAGCAGGTTGGGAAGCCATCGTCTATAAAACAGACGGGACCACTTCTGACTCTCCCTTACCATTGGCGCTGAGTCATATCGTGGGAAATAACAATCTGCTATACCACTTATTGATCACGATTGGATTATTTGGATTGGTGGCATCTTTTCACGGTATCATCCTGGCTGCAGGAAGAGCCAGCTTTGAGTTTGGACGCGTGCGGTTTGCACCGGCCTTTTTAGGCAAGATTCACTCTAAGTTTCAGACCCCTTCCAATGCCTTAATAATCAATATGTTCATAGGCATCATAGCTTTACTCACCGGTAAAACAGCGGAGATCATCACCCTCTCTGTATTTGGTGCTTTGACCTTATATATTGTATCGATGATCGCACTGTTGCGCCTACGAAAGTCTGAGCCTGCACTGGAACGCCCATTCAAGGTGCCCATGTATCCGGCATTTCCGCTCATTGCACTGGCGATCGCCGGTTTTTCCTTTGTCGCCATGACGGTTTACAATGCCAGGCTTGCTTTGGTATATTTTTTGTTATTAGGTATAAGTTATGCCGCTTTTAAACTGTGCTATGGCAAGTCGGGATAG
- a CDS encoding ribose-5-phosphate isomerase — MLKKIYQVYVIELSKRVFSESVKFRTANPQYNGVLECLYVGMTSKTPKERFEQHKSGYRNKKGHKLASNIVQKYGLYLRPSLYNHLDLMTKTEALKMEEQLALELRRKRFAVWYG; from the coding sequence ATGTTAAAAAAGATATACCAGGTCTATGTGATTGAATTATCTAAGCGGGTATTCAGCGAAAGTGTCAAATTCAGAACTGCCAACCCACAATACAATGGCGTGCTGGAATGCCTCTATGTAGGTATGACCAGCAAAACGCCCAAAGAGCGGTTCGAACAACATAAATCAGGCTACAGAAACAAAAAAGGGCACAAACTGGCTTCAAACATCGTGCAAAAATATGGGCTCTACCTTCGGCCCAGCCTATACAATCATTTAGACCTAATGACTAAAACAGAGGCGCTCAAAATGGAGGAACAGTTGGCGCTGGAGTTAAGGAGGAAACGCTTTGCTGTATGGTATGGTTGA
- a CDS encoding SRPBCC domain-containing protein, producing MSFNLAFDFSVNRENNTINVKRAFAAALPLVWDAYTNREILDQWWAPKPWKARTKSMDFREGGQWLYAMVGPHGEEHWAIATYTNIEFQKHFTGLDAFTDADGTINNDLPKSRWEVHFSDLGHHTRVEMRISYDDLAQLEATIQMGFKEGLSMAMEGLDELLASIKQ from the coding sequence ATGAGTTTCAATCTTGCCTTTGATTTTTCTGTAAACAGGGAAAACAATACCATCAATGTAAAAAGAGCGTTTGCAGCAGCACTACCTTTGGTATGGGACGCCTACACCAACAGGGAAATCCTCGACCAATGGTGGGCGCCTAAGCCCTGGAAAGCCAGAACCAAATCAATGGACTTTAGAGAAGGAGGTCAGTGGCTGTACGCTATGGTAGGTCCTCATGGAGAAGAGCATTGGGCTATCGCCACCTATACCAACATTGAGTTTCAAAAACACTTTACAGGACTCGATGCATTTACGGATGCAGATGGTACTATAAATAACGATCTGCCGAAGTCCAGATGGGAAGTGCATTTTTCAGATCTGGGCCATCATACGAGGGTGGAAATGCGCATATCCTATGATGACCTTGCACAACTGGAGGCTACTATTCAAATGGGTTTCAAAGAAGGACTATCTATGGCCATGGAAGGATTGGACGAATTGCTCGCGTCCATAAAACAATAA
- a CDS encoding winged helix-turn-helix transcriptional regulator, which yields MRRDVFQAIADPTRRAIILLIAFQPMTPNALAEHFDSTRQAISKHLRILTECQLVSQNPDGREIYYQLDFNKMKEIDHWLDQFKKIWESRFNELDKVLLTMKKNKK from the coding sequence ATGAGAAGAGATGTTTTTCAAGCGATTGCCGATCCGACCCGTCGGGCTATTATCCTGCTGATTGCATTTCAGCCTATGACACCAAATGCCCTGGCTGAGCATTTTGATAGTACACGCCAAGCCATCTCCAAACATTTGCGCATACTGACAGAATGCCAGCTGGTATCGCAAAATCCGGACGGTAGAGAAATCTATTATCAACTCGACTTCAATAAAATGAAAGAAATAGATCATTGGCTGGACCAATTCAAAAAGATTTGGGAAAGCCGCTTCAACGAACTGGACAAAGTATTATTAACCATGAAAAAAAACAAAAAATGA
- a CDS encoding MBL fold metallo-hydrolase — translation MRKQFGGKASKSDLEKYARSNNWDGKKFVNLQTTNMNFSFSSLPKLLYKQFCEKEGREPKTKLPILPFEQAEFLKPSNETKFIWYGHSALLMRMNHQTILIDPMLGPNAAPISPFSVNRFSDNTLELAEDFPEINLLLLTHDHYDHLDYESIQRLKPKVKKYFVALGVARHLIQWGIPSEDITEFDWWEHKTFAGIQIHFTPSRHFSGRGLADRAMTLWGGWVFQNGAENLWYSGDGGYGDHFKKIGDKLGPFDFAFIECGQYNENWHQIHMYPEESVQAGIDAQAQIIMPVHWGSFSLAQHSWTEPVERFITESERRNIRYLTPQKGRLVSMQALPVPIRWWD, via the coding sequence ATGAGAAAACAATTCGGAGGCAAGGCCAGTAAATCAGATTTGGAAAAATATGCCCGTTCAAATAACTGGGATGGTAAAAAGTTTGTCAATCTGCAGACTACCAATATGAACTTCAGTTTTTCATCACTACCAAAATTATTGTACAAACAATTTTGTGAAAAAGAAGGTAGAGAACCCAAAACCAAATTGCCAATTTTGCCTTTTGAACAGGCAGAGTTTCTAAAGCCCTCCAATGAAACGAAATTTATCTGGTACGGTCATTCAGCATTATTGATGCGCATGAACCATCAAACCATACTCATCGATCCTATGCTGGGCCCTAATGCTGCCCCGATCTCGCCGTTTTCAGTAAATAGATTTAGTGATAACACACTTGAGTTAGCAGAAGATTTTCCGGAGATCAATTTGCTCCTGCTCACCCATGACCATTATGACCACCTGGACTACGAAAGCATCCAGCGACTTAAGCCTAAGGTGAAAAAATATTTTGTCGCTCTTGGCGTCGCCCGGCATTTAATTCAATGGGGTATTCCATCAGAAGATATTACCGAATTTGATTGGTGGGAGCACAAAACTTTTGCCGGTATTCAAATTCATTTTACACCATCTCGGCATTTTTCTGGTAGAGGCCTTGCTGACAGAGCGATGACCCTCTGGGGTGGTTGGGTATTCCAAAATGGAGCTGAAAACCTTTGGTATAGTGGTGATGGTGGATACGGTGATCACTTTAAAAAAATAGGAGATAAGCTGGGTCCCTTCGATTTTGCTTTTATCGAATGTGGTCAGTACAATGAAAACTGGCATCAAATACATATGTACCCAGAGGAAAGTGTGCAGGCAGGTATCGATGCTCAGGCGCAGATCATCATGCCGGTCCACTGGGGCAGTTTTTCACTGGCCCAACATAGTTGGACCGAACCTGTGGAAAGATTTATCACTGAAAGCGAGCGTAGGAATATCCGATATCTAACCCCTCAGAAAGGACGGCTAGTCTCTATGCAAGCACTACCTGTACCTATCAGATGGTGGGATTGA
- a CDS encoding pirin family protein — protein MLKPISFTTTGQKTLIADLTIYRFLPSRYADAVGPFVLLDHFPPGHADPKEPRKTKGTGAHPHRGIATLTYLIQGEGEHYDSRGHHATIRSGGAQWMKAGNGIIHDEVINADAGTGDLLIHGFQFWINLPSKIKAELPEYLSLQAQDIPVKKLGEGAGWIKIIVGDYEELSSKIPNYSRQFLYHIHLLPGATFSLPTDATMEYAALLPTHAAMINTTTYQTGEFIEFGKDEGTIEINNKSELATDIILFGGEPYTEPIIARGPFVMNSDLEIAQAYKDFHAGKYGII, from the coding sequence ATGCTCAAACCAATTTCTTTTACGACCACTGGACAGAAAACACTTATCGCAGATCTCACTATCTATCGGTTTTTACCGAGCCGTTATGCAGATGCCGTAGGTCCCTTTGTCTTACTGGATCATTTTCCTCCAGGTCATGCTGACCCTAAGGAGCCACGCAAAACCAAAGGCACTGGCGCCCATCCTCATCGGGGGATAGCTACACTGACTTACCTGATTCAAGGTGAAGGCGAACACTATGATAGCCGTGGCCATCATGCCACCATTCGCTCAGGAGGAGCACAATGGATGAAAGCAGGCAATGGTATCATACATGATGAGGTCATCAATGCTGATGCTGGTACAGGAGACTTGCTGATACATGGTTTTCAATTCTGGATCAATCTTCCTTCAAAAATCAAGGCTGAACTTCCAGAGTATCTTTCACTCCAGGCCCAGGATATTCCGGTAAAAAAATTAGGAGAAGGTGCCGGCTGGATAAAAATCATTGTAGGGGATTATGAGGAATTGAGTTCAAAAATCCCAAATTATTCCAGGCAGTTTTTATATCATATCCATCTACTGCCTGGTGCAACTTTTTCTTTACCTACCGATGCCACCATGGAGTATGCAGCCTTATTGCCTACCCATGCAGCCATGATCAATACGACTACCTATCAAACCGGCGAATTCATAGAGTTTGGTAAAGATGAAGGAACTATTGAAATCAACAATAAAAGTGAGCTGGCTACCGACATCATTCTATTTGGTGGAGAGCCATATACAGAACCCATCATAGCCCGCGGTCCTTTTGTGATGAACAGTGATCTTGAGATCGCTCAGGCATATAAAGATTTTCATGCAGGCAAATATGGCATCATTTGA
- a CDS encoding energy transducer TonB — MKNLITSLILFISVVSGFSQDLNYGVKAAYTRPVHISNVRMANKMIDINPGYPSSWISHYISASLSATCNGTIMKAVSADDHLSTEQKNILKTVDMGSDIVVDIKYYTTNTVTGENNEELMHFVVTVVPEIEAQYLGGHQLLTQYLKENAVDKIAESTSKQLRQAVVRFTVDEQGEIANPQIAVSSEDALTDQLLLEAITSMPKWKPAESANGMKVKQEFEFSVGNKVSGC, encoded by the coding sequence ATGAAAAACCTCATCACCTCTCTGATTTTATTTATATCTGTTGTCTCAGGTTTTTCTCAAGATCTTAATTATGGGGTCAAAGCAGCGTACACCCGTCCGGTGCATATATCAAATGTCAGGATGGCTAATAAGATGATCGATATCAATCCCGGATACCCGTCCTCCTGGATTAGCCATTATATCTCTGCATCGTTGTCAGCTACCTGCAATGGTACAATAATGAAAGCAGTTAGCGCCGATGACCATCTGAGTACGGAACAAAAAAATATTTTAAAGACAGTCGATATGGGATCAGACATTGTAGTCGATATTAAGTACTATACTACAAATACAGTTACGGGCGAGAACAATGAAGAGCTTATGCATTTTGTGGTCACTGTAGTCCCTGAAATCGAAGCACAATATCTGGGTGGGCACCAACTATTGACTCAATATCTGAAAGAAAATGCTGTTGATAAAATCGCTGAATCTACTTCCAAACAATTGCGACAAGCAGTGGTGCGCTTTACCGTTGATGAGCAAGGCGAAATAGCCAATCCTCAAATAGCGGTGTCTTCCGAGGATGCCCTGACAGATCAATTATTATTAGAGGCCATTACTTCTATGCCAAAATGGAAACCGGCAGAAAGCGCTAATGGCATGAAAGTGAAGCAGGAGTTTGAATTTAGTGTGGGGAATAAGGTGAGTGGTTGTTAG
- a CDS encoding exo-alpha-sialidase, with amino-acid sequence MKPIVGICILYLLTLSCSTPKAIQLIKIAENEGKHYGPAEPSMAVSPLHPEWVVGGSILDRVHYSSDGGQTFGHTFLKSPLGVFGDPVLWADHLGNFYYVHLGTPGGGGRNTSRYLESLVIHQSIDGGKSWDEGTAIGTNPPKNQDKPWIASDPLNGDLVVTWTEFDKYASTQSTDKSRIRFSKSADQGKTWTQAITISDHEGDCLDDDYTPEGAVPAYGLHHQIYVVWAFDQKLWFDKSLDGGLTWLPRDQEIMDQIGGWSLDVPGLGRANGMPVTCTDLSINQYRGSIYVCWADLKNGEDNMDVWIMHSRDEGRTWSQRIKVNQDTGPRYQFLPWMSVDPATGYIYIVYYDRRNHADTQTDVVVATSKDGGNTFKEILLTGSTFTPPGNEVFFGDYNGISAANGIIRPIWTSYADKKLSVWTAIINEKGVKKNIVAKAKS; translated from the coding sequence ATGAAGCCAATAGTAGGAATCTGTATTCTCTATCTACTCACCTTAAGTTGTTCTACCCCCAAGGCCATTCAACTCATCAAAATTGCAGAAAACGAAGGCAAGCACTATGGCCCTGCAGAGCCTAGCATGGCAGTATCACCACTGCATCCTGAGTGGGTAGTGGGAGGATCTATTCTCGATCGGGTGCATTATTCCTCCGATGGAGGCCAGACCTTTGGTCATACTTTTTTAAAATCGCCTCTTGGAGTATTTGGTGATCCGGTACTGTGGGCTGATCACCTGGGCAATTTTTATTATGTCCATTTAGGTACACCCGGCGGCGGCGGCAGGAATACCTCTCGATATCTCGAAAGCCTGGTGATCCATCAAAGTATCGATGGTGGAAAGTCCTGGGATGAAGGCACTGCGATAGGTACGAACCCTCCCAAAAACCAGGACAAACCCTGGATCGCTTCGGACCCACTCAATGGGGACCTGGTGGTCACCTGGACAGAATTTGATAAATATGCATCCACCCAGTCTACCGACAAATCAAGGATTCGGTTTTCAAAGTCTGCTGATCAGGGCAAGACCTGGACACAAGCCATTACGATCAGCGACCATGAAGGTGACTGTCTAGATGATGACTATACTCCCGAAGGCGCTGTGCCGGCCTATGGACTCCATCATCAAATCTATGTAGTCTGGGCATTTGATCAAAAACTATGGTTTGACAAAAGTCTTGATGGAGGTCTGACCTGGCTGCCCAGGGATCAGGAGATTATGGATCAGATCGGTGGTTGGTCCCTGGATGTACCCGGACTGGGTCGCGCCAATGGCATGCCGGTGACCTGTACCGATCTTAGCATAAATCAATATCGGGGTTCCATCTATGTCTGCTGGGCTGACTTAAAAAATGGCGAAGACAATATGGATGTCTGGATCATGCACAGTAGAGACGAGGGTCGTACCTGGTCCCAGCGCATCAAAGTCAATCAGGATACCGGTCCCAGGTATCAGTTCCTGCCCTGGATGAGCGTAGATCCGGCCACGGGATACATATATATAGTGTACTACGACCGTCGCAATCATGCCGACACCCAGACGGATGTAGTGGTGGCTACCTCAAAAGATGGAGGAAATACGTTTAAAGAGATATTATTGACAGGAAGTACCTTTACCCCACCTGGCAATGAAGTCTTTTTCGGTGATTATAATGGTATCTCTGCGGCTAATGGGATCATCCGGCCGATCTGGACCAGCTACGCTGACAAAAAACTAAGTGTATGGACTGCGATCATCAATGAAAAAGGAGTAAAAAAGAACATCGTCGCTAAAGCAAAATCCTGA
- a CDS encoding sugar phosphate isomerase/epimerase: MSPKITRRQHLNSLVAIGASAALMPITSAKPLFKPISIDSSNKRDIYIFSKHLQWLDYEAMADTAARMGFDGIDLTVRSKGHVLPENVKKDLPRAVNAIRKAGLKADLLTTSITSIEEPYTEAILKTAGELGIKTYRTGWLTYKPGVPVLKQLDAFHMQFKALAKMNKRYSLQGAYQNHSGTGVGASLWDIWYLIKDLDARYMGVQFDVRHAMVESLSAWQVGLQLLAPYINTLDIKDFDWIKKDGKQTIDNVPLGTGLIDFKNYFSLVDKLNVHAPLCLHLEYPLGGANDGESHLSIPATEVIEAMKRDLNSLKQSVGN, encoded by the coding sequence ATGTCACCTAAAATAACCAGACGCCAGCATCTTAATAGCCTGGTTGCGATCGGTGCTTCGGCTGCCCTAATGCCCATCACAAGTGCCAAGCCCTTATTTAAACCTATATCTATCGACAGCTCCAACAAACGGGATATCTATATTTTCTCCAAACACCTTCAATGGCTGGACTATGAAGCTATGGCAGACACAGCTGCACGAATGGGTTTTGATGGCATCGATTTGACGGTCAGGTCCAAAGGGCATGTCCTGCCTGAAAATGTAAAAAAAGATTTGCCGCGGGCAGTGAATGCTATTCGAAAAGCCGGTCTTAAGGCAGACCTTTTGACGACAAGCATTACATCTATCGAAGAACCGTACACTGAGGCGATCTTAAAAACTGCCGGCGAATTGGGCATCAAAACCTACCGTACCGGTTGGCTGACCTATAAGCCCGGTGTACCTGTCCTCAAACAATTAGACGCCTTCCACATGCAGTTTAAAGCCCTGGCCAAAATGAACAAACGGTACAGTCTTCAAGGGGCTTATCAAAATCACTCAGGCACGGGCGTTGGCGCTTCTTTATGGGATATCTGGTACCTGATCAAGGATCTGGATGCCCGCTATATGGGCGTGCAGTTTGATGTGCGACACGCTATGGTCGAGAGCCTCAGTGCCTGGCAGGTAGGTCTGCAGCTGCTGGCTCCATATATCAACACACTCGATATCAAAGACTTTGATTGGATAAAAAAAGATGGCAAACAAACCATCGACAATGTACCACTTGGAACAGGGTTGATAGATTTTAAAAATTATTTTTCCCTGGTAGACAAATTGAATGTACATGCACCCCTATGTCTCCATCTCGAATATCCTTTGGGCGGGGCCAATGACGGAGAATCTCATCTCTCCATACCTGCTACGGAAGTGATTGAGGCTATGAAGCGGGATTTGAATAGTTTGAAGCAGTCGGTTGGAAATTAA
- a CDS encoding RNA polymerase sigma factor has product MDFDTIYRDYSAKIFRVCLSYINDPDQAADLTQETFISVWQHLGSFKNEATLGTWIFRIACNKCLRQIEKDARIKKVELPIQLQEMELDNAQEQKHVFLRNCIGELLELERIIIGLFMEDIPQEKIAEIVGLSHSNIRVKVFRIKEKLTKKFLDHGPF; this is encoded by the coding sequence ATGGATTTTGATACGATTTATAGAGATTATTCAGCTAAAATATTCAGAGTATGTTTAAGCTATATTAATGATCCGGATCAGGCAGCTGATCTTACTCAGGAAACCTTTATTTCGGTTTGGCAACATCTGGGTTCGTTTAAAAATGAAGCTACCCTGGGCACATGGATATTTAGAATCGCATGTAATAAATGTCTTAGGCAAATCGAAAAAGATGCAAGGATAAAAAAAGTGGAGCTGCCAATCCAATTGCAAGAAATGGAGCTGGATAATGCACAAGAACAAAAACATGTTTTTCTGAGAAATTGTATCGGAGAGCTGCTGGAATTAGAAAGAATCATTATTGGTCTTTTTATGGAAGATATTCCACAAGAAAAAATTGCTGAAATAGTCGGCTTAAGTCATTCAAATATCAGAGTTAAGGTCTTTCGCATAAAAGAAAAGTTGACAAAAAAGTTTTTGGACCATGGACCATTTTGA